The Dioscorea cayenensis subsp. rotundata cultivar TDr96_F1 chromosome 7, TDr96_F1_v2_PseudoChromosome.rev07_lg8_w22 25.fasta, whole genome shotgun sequence genome includes a region encoding these proteins:
- the LOC120264673 gene encoding uncharacterized protein LOC120264673 — translation MAKEAWESIKIRFLGVDRVKKARVQTLKSEFEALRMKETDSIDEFAGKLSSLAYRFNELGTAMEDATLVKKLFGSVPNKFLQVVASIEQLIDVDTMPFEEAIGRLKAYEERIRKEETQGDRLLLTHEEWSARARRSDEEAWKRNSENIEMRSWGRGRSRGHARGRRGRGIPSTVHQEGSSRGSRDKKHIKCFNCDKLGHYASECWNERRGEEVNLVHDEESALMLTVAQGEIQSREKNQDVVMLNEEEVIPELHSTEMEQLHTHTWYLDNGASNRMSGDRGKFQRLDESITGMVKFGDGSTIDIMGKGSVLLKCKNGDHRVLQEVYYIPRLRSNIISLGQMTEDGNEVEMTGEYLKVYDESGALLMSVRRSPNGLYKIQLETCDETYLMASFDNPAWLWHARLGHINFHTLKLIGEK, via the coding sequence ATGGCGAAGGAAGCTTGGGAAAGCATCAAAATCCGGTTTCTTGGTGTGGATAGGGTGAAGAAGGCTAGAGTGCAAACACTAAAAAGCGAGTTTGAAGCCCTAAGGATGAAGGAAACTGATTCTATAGACGAGTTCGCAGGGAAACTCAGCAGCTTGGCATATAGGTTCAATGAGCTTGGAACAGCCATGGAGGATGCTACACTTGTGAAGAAGCTTTTTGGGTCAGTTCCGAATAAATTCCTACAAGTTGTGGCCTCAATCGAGCAGCTCATTGATGTCGATACCATGCCATTCGAAGAGGCCATAGGGCGACTGAAAGCTTACGAGGAGCGGATAAGGAAGGAAGAGACTCAAGGAGATCGATTGTTACTTACCCATGAAGAGTGGAGTGCACGAGCAAGAAGAAGTGACGAGGAGGCATGGAAGCGTAACAGCGAGAATATTGAGATGCGGAGCTGGGGAAGAGGAAGGAGTAGAGGTCATGCACGTGGTAGACGGGGTCGTGGGATTCCTAGCACCGTACACCAGGAGGGAAGTAGCCGCGGGAGCAGAGACAAGAAGCACATCAAATGCTTCAACTGTGATAAACTAGGACATTATGCTTCTGAATGCTGGAACGAGAGACGAGGCGAGGAGGTGAATCTTGTGCATGATGAAGAATCTGCTCTTATGCTAACCGTAGCACAAGGAGAAATACAGAGTCGGGAGAAGAACCAGGATGTGGTGATGTTGAACGAAGAGGAGGTGATTCCCGAACTACATAGCACCGAGATGGAACAACTCCATACTCATACTTGGTACTTGGACAATGGAGCCAGCAACCGTATGTCGGGAGACCGGGGGAAGTTCCAAAGGCTAGATGAAAGTATTACGGGTATGGTGAAGTTTGGAGATGGATCCACTATAGATATAATGGGAAAGGGCTCTGTCTtacttaaatgtaaaaatggTGATCATCGGGTCTTACAGGAGGTGTATTATATACCGAGACTTCGCAGTAACATCATTAGTCTCGGCCAAATGACCGAGGATGGTAATGAAGTAGAGATGACGGGAGAGTATCTAAAAGTTTATGATGAAAGTGGAGCACTGTTGATGTCTGTGAGACGATCACCGAACGGGCTGTACAAAATCCAACTTGAAACGTGTGATGAAACCTATCTCATGGCGAGCTTTGATAATCCGGCGTGGCTTTGGCATGCAAGGCTTGGGCACATCAATTTTCATACACTGAAATTGATTGGAGAAAAATGA
- the LOC120265755 gene encoding protein TRIGALACTOSYLDIACYLGLYCEROL 4, chloroplastic-like produces MRRMRWAVDGGGLELDAETPVTMEGTARAVPGDPLPLGISRGVRITRPKQFDFMHRFMSLPLVPSYSGDVDNGGQGFLFHHNHNLHLRENWTLSLLEQFHVQKIFSFIKEKASDHLNKASWSKNIMSNIHDMFSFGLGTELWFPSDSSLLVETYNIKKGTRGKVIFNHEVTQSTVGAACPALYVDQDGTYWDVPLSMGVDLASVASPSGINYHLSLQHNSGQPKHLSSQKSQIPLSLLPGLCAKTVISIRRFVDFWRKKEGKLKMVQPYDAFLSDPHVSASGTIGAVVSASLGENSTRFLVKDGLQQHESLNLYFEKQNFALIGDLFATISCTAQHGNFQRLFFDLTRIHARLDFPSGSSFLSGAARVAKQFYHSQRPEPELLCAICPQLTVSLQQQLIGPFSFRADSRIVADTKNVGRVEGSILAIDWALKVLGSARATAWYSLNNQEFMIELRFFES; encoded by the exons ATGAGGAGGATGAGATGGGCGGTGGATGGCGGAGGATTGGAGCTGGATGCCGAGACACCAGTGACCATGGAGGGAACCGCGAGGGCGGTGCCTGGTGACCCTCTACCATTGGGAATCTCGCGTGGAGTTCGAATTACGAGGCCCAAGCAGTTTGATTTCATGCACCGCTTCATGTCACTACCGCTCGTTCCATCCTACTCCGGCGATGTCGACAATGGCGGCCAGGGATTCCTGTTTCACCACAATCACAACCTGCATCTCCGGGAGAACTG GACTTTGTCACTTTTGGAGCAATTCCATGTCCAGAAgattttttccttcatcaaagAGAAGGCATCAGATCATCTTAACAAGGCTTCATGGTCTAAGAACATAATGAGTAATATAcatgatatgttttcttttgggctTGGTACAGAATTGTGGTTTCCATCAGATTCTTCTCTACTTGTTGAGACATACAATATAAAGAAAGGAACTCGAGGCAAAGTTATTTTCAATCATGAGGTAA CACAATCTACAGTTGGAGCCGCTTGCCCCGCACTTTATGTTGATCAAGATGGGACATATTGGGATGTACCATTGTCGATGGGGGTTGATCTTGCTTCAGTGGCATCACCTTCTGGCATTAACTACCATTTAAGCTTACAGCATAACAGTGGACAACCCAAGCACCTAAGTTCTCAAAAAAGTCAGATACCTTTGTCTTTGCTGCCTGGATTGTGTGCAAAGACTGTTATATCCATAAGAAGATTTGTGGACTTctggagaaagaaagagggcAAGCTAAAGATGGTTCAACCTTATGATGCTTTTCTTTCGGATCCACATGTTTCAGCATCAGGGACCATTG GTGCTGTAGTCAGTGCATCACTCGGAGAAAATTCAACCAGGTTTTTGGTGAAAGACGGGCTTCAGCAACACGAATCATTGAATTTATATTTCGAGAAACAAAACTTTGCACTCATTGGTGATCTTTTTGCCACCATTTCTTGTACTGCTCAACATGGAAACTTCCAGCGGCTCTTTTTTGATCTTACGAGGATACATGCTCGCCTCGATTTCCCTTCAGGTTCATCATTCCTAAGTGGTGCTGCTCGTGTTGCAAAACAATTTTACCATTCTCAGCGCCCAGAGCCAGAACTACTTTGTGCAATATGTCCACAACTCACAGTGTCTCTTCAGCAACAG CTGATTGGACCGTTCAGTTTCCGAGCTGATTCCAGAATTGTGGCAGATACGAAGAATGTTGGCCGAGTAGAGGGTTCAATATTGGCCATAGACTGGGCCCTGAAGGTCTTGGGTTCAGCTAGAGCAACTGCTTGGTACTCCCTTAACAATCAAGAGTTTATGATTGAGCTCCGATTCTTtgaaagctaa